The Lycium barbarum isolate Lr01 chromosome 10, ASM1917538v2, whole genome shotgun sequence genome includes a region encoding these proteins:
- the LOC132615205 gene encoding uncharacterized protein LOC132615205 produces MSKEIEMGDHSTESSPLIPPPLIITQPNNNNNDDDDDDDIIDLEAGPVEQIQCRICLESDGRDFIAPCKCKGTSKYVHRECLDHWRSVKEGFAFAHCTTCKAPYHLRVHVHADRKWRTLKFRFFVTRDILSIFLAVQLVIASLGYIVYIIDTYKMSWLRLIWGFDSELSFYYICGALLFFALLGLSGCFITCYDRRVRNDLAQPCREVCLCCCHPGVCADCHLPGTLCMWTDCTTCFEGCASMAGECGGCLGGAGEAGLPVLFIVALVMLGLFTVIGIFYSVLVATMVGQRIWQRHYHILAKRMLTKEYVVEDVDGEDTGNDWSPPPLPQEHVQQLKALGLL; encoded by the exons atgtcaaaagaaATAGAAATGGGTGATCACTCAACAGAGTCATCTCCTTTGATCCCTCCTCCTTTGATCATCACTCaacctaataataataataatgatgatgatgatgatgatgatataatagACCTTGAAGCAGGTCCTGTTGAACAAATTCAATGCCGTATTTGCCTTGAATCTGacg GTAGGGATTTTATAGCACCTTGCAAGTGCAAGGGAACATCAAAGTATGTCCATCGTGAGTGCCTTGATCATTGGCGTTCTGTCAAG gaaGGATTTGCCTTTGCCCATTGCACTACTTGCAAAGCTCCCTATCATTTGAGAGTTCATGTTCATGCTGATAGAAAATGGCGAACTTTGAAGTTCCGATTTTTTGTAACCAGAGACATTTTGTCCATCTTTCTTGCGGTTCAGCTT GTTATAGCTTCATTGGGATACATAGTTTACATCATTGATACATACAAGATGTCTTGGCTTCGTTTGATTTGGGGATTCGATAGTGAACTAAGCTTCTACTACATATGCG GGGCACTATTGTTTTTTGCTTTGCTTGGCCTATCTGGTTGCTTTATAACTTGTTACGACCGAAGAGTACGCAATGATTTGGCTCAGCCCTGCCGTGAAGTGTGCCTTTGCTGCTGTCATCCTGG AGTCTGTGCCGACTGTCATTTGCCTGGTACACTCTGCATGTGGACTGATTGTACCACATGCTTTGAAGGTTGTGCTAGTATGGCAGGTGAATGCGGAGGTTGCTTAGGAGGTGCTGGTGAAGCGGGGTTGCCAGTTTTGTTTATAGTGGCTCTGGTCATGCTTGGACTGTTTACTGTCATTGGCATATTTTACAGTGTTTTGGTGGCTACGATGGTCGGACAGAGAATCTGGCAGCGGCACTACCACATACTTGCAAAAAGAATGCTGACAAAG GAATACGTCGTAGAGGATGTTGATGGTGAGGATACTGGAAATGATTGGTCCCCTCCACCTCTCCCACAAGAGCATGTTCAGCAACTGAAAGCACTTGGACTGCTGTGA
- the LOC132616189 gene encoding pumilio homolog 1-like isoform X2 codes for MITDGYAKTIGMRSMLGGNSNDFSEELGLLNDLSIYRSGSAPPTVEGSLNAFIGRGGSSDFSGLTEEELRSDPAYISYYYSNVNLNPRLPPPLLSKEDWRLAQRSSGNSQALLGGIGDRRKGINRGGDDGDKESLFSMPMGFGVKNGENNGSEWGGDGLIGLPGLGLGSRQKSDNMSQTTSRHPSRPASRAYDDIVDPSESQFAHLHHDMASLDALHSRGKVQGMSTLQNVSSALSRSTTPDPQRVARAPSPRIPSAGGGRMASLEDVSSHMGEHADLAAALSGMSLNMGDEGKHQKSQIHNEIDDHQNLFRLQNGQNPMKQHPYAKKCAGSSAAYLIGPSTPTHNGGGNSPSQYPTVDSPNSAFSAYALGGYGMNPSSPSMFENQLGAGNFPSVLGNVASPVGACGIDARVMGGGLSLGPNLMAAAAELQNLNRLGNQTLGGSQMSQVDPLYLQQYLRSTEYLAAQLAALNDPTVNRESLGTSYMDLIELQKAYLETLLASQKSQYGLPYLGKSGGLNHGYYGNPALGLNMSYPGSPLAGAGLPNSPFGPGSPVRYGERNMHFHSGMRNLAGGVMGAWPSESISNLGETFASSLLDEFKSNKSKCFELSEIEGHVVQFSADQYGSRFIQQKLETATIEEKNMVFHEIMPQALSLMTDVFGNYVIQKFFEHGSSSQIRELADQLDGHVLTLSLQMYGCRVIQKAIEVVDLDQQTKMVAELDGHVMRCVRDQNGNHVIQKCIECIPEDAIQFIVSTFYDQVVTLSTHPYGCRVIQRVLEHCHNPETQSIVMNEILQAVCMLAQDQYGNYVVQHVLEHGKPEERSLIISKLKGQIVQMSQQKFASNVVEKCLSFGTPEERQTLVNEMIGTTDENEPLQAMMKDQFANYVVQKVLETCDDQQLELILNRIKVHLNALKKYTYGKHIVARVEKLVAAGERRISFLASYSAAA; via the exons ATGATTACTGATGGTTATGCTAAGACGATTGGAATGCGATCAATGTTAGGAGGAAATAGTAACGATTTTAGCGAAGAGTTAGGGTTACTGAATGATCTAAGCATTTATAGAAGCGGTTCAGCTCCACCTACAGTTGAAGGATCGTTGAATGCTTTCATAGGTAGAGGTGGTAGTAGTGATTTTAGTGGACTTACAGAAGAGGAATTAAGGTCTGATCCAGCATATATATCGTATTATTACTCGAATGTGAATCTAAACCCTAGGTTACCGCCACCTCTTTTATCTAAAGAGGATTGGCGGTTGGCGCAGCGTAGTAGTGGTAATTCACAGGCATTATTAGGGGGGATTGGAGATAGGAGGAAAGGAATTAATCGCGGTGGTGATGATGGTGATAAGGAATCGCTTTTTTCAATGCCGATGGGATTTGGTGTGAAAAATGGAGAAAATAATGGAAGTGAGTGGGGTGGTGATGGACTTATTGGATTGCCTGGATTAGGATTAGGAAGTCGACAGAAGAGC GATAATATGAGCCAGACAACATCGAGGCATCCATCACGTCCTGCTTCCCGCgcatatgatgatattgttgatccTTCTGAGTCCCAATTTGCTCATCTCCATCATGATATGGCATCTTTGGATGCATTACATTCTCGGGGAAAGGTTCAAGGCATGTCTACCCTCCAGAATGTCAGCTCAGCACTGTCACGAAGTACCACCCCTGATCCTCAGCGTGTGGCTAGAGCTCCTAGTCCTCGTATTCCTTCTGCTGGAGGAGGGAGGATGGCATCACTAGAGGATGTTTCATCTCATATGGGTGAGCATGCTGATTTGGCTGCTGCTTTGTCTGGCATGAGTCTTAATATGGGAGATGAAGGGAAACATCAAAAGTCTCAAATTCataatgaaattgatgatcatCAGAACCTCTTCCGATTGCAGAATGGTCAGAATCCTATGAAGCAACATCCGTATGCAAAAAAGTGTGCAGGTTCCTCTGCTGCATACTTGATAGGGCCCTCTACGCCAACTCACAACGGTGGAGGAAATTCTCCATCTCAATATCCAACTGTCGATAGCCCTAATTCAGCGTTTTCTGCTTATGCTTTAGGTGGTTATGGTATGAACCCTTCATCACCGTCCATGTTTGAAAACCAGCTTGGGGCTGGTAATTTTCCTTCCGTATTGGGAAATGTAGCTTCTCCGGTGGGTGCATGTGGAATTGATGCTCGTGTAATGGGAGGCGGTTTGAGTCTGGGTCCTAATTTAATGGCTGCAGCAGCTGAACTGCAGAATCTTAATAGACTCGGTAATCAGACCTTGGGAGGCTCTCAAATGTCTCAGGTTGATCCGTTGTACCTACAACAGTACTTGAGGTCAACTGAGTATCTTGCTGCTCAACTAGCAGCTCTCAATGATCCAACGGTTAATAGGGAATCTTTGGGGACTTCATACATGGATTTGATTGAGCTTCAGAAAGCTTATCTTGAGACGTTGCTTGCATCCCAAAAATCACAATATGGTCTTCCTTATCTTGGCAAATCCGGTGGCTTAAATCATGGTTACTATGGGAACCCAGCACTTGGCCTTAATATGTCATATCCTGGAAGCCCTTTGGCAGGTGCAGGTCTTCCAAATTCCCCATTTGGACCTGGTAGTCCTGTAAGGTATGGGGAAAGAAACATGCATTTTCATTCAGGGATGAGAAACTTAGCTGGTGGTGTCATGGGTGCTTGGCCTTCCGAGTCTATTTCTAACTTGGGTGAAACCTTTGCTTCCTCGTTACTAGATGAGTTTAAGAGCAATAAGAGTAAGTGTTTTGAGCTATCAGAAATTGAAGGACATGTTGTTCAGTTCAG TGCGGACCAGTATGGGAGTCGGTTCATTCAACAAAAACTTGAGACTGCTACCATAGAAGAGAAAAACATGGTCTTCCATGAAATTATGCCGCAAGCCCTTTCTTTGATGACTGATGTGTTTGGTAATTATGTGATCCAGAAG TTTTTCGAGCATGGAAGTTCATCCCAGATAAGAGAACTGGCTGACCAGCTCGATGGGCATGTACTCACCCTTAGCCTTCAGATGTATGGTTGCCGTGTAATCCAGAAG GCCATAGAGGTGGTTGATCTGGATCAACAGACTAAAATGGTCGCTGAGCTTGATGGCCATGTTATGCGCTGTGTTAGAGATCAGAATGGGAATCATGTAATCCAGAAGTGCATCGAATGCATTCCAGAGGATGCTATCCAGTTCATCGTTTCCACATTTTACGATCAAGTTGTGACATTGTCCACCCATCCGTATGGATGTCGGGTCATACAG AGAGTCTTGGAACATTGCCATAATCCTGAAACCCAGAGCATTGTGATGAATGAGATTTTGCAAGCAGTTTGCATGTTGGCGCAAGATCAATATGGAAATTATGTTGTTCAG CATGTACTGGAACACGGGAAGCCTGAAGAGCGTTCTTTAATAATTAGTAAGCTGAAGGGACAGATAGTTCAGATGAGCCAGCAGAAATTTGCCTCCAATGTTGTGGAGAAGTGCTTAAGCTTTGGAACTCCCGAAGAACGTCAGACCTTGGTAAATGAGATGATTGGCACCACTGATGAAAATGAACCTCTTCAG GCGATGATGAAAGATCAGTTTGCGAACTATGTAGTACAGAAAGTGCTGGAGACTTGTGATGACCAGCAACTTGAACTCATTCTCAACCGAATCAAGGTTCATCTAAATGCTCTGAAGAAATATACTTACGGAAAGCATATAGTTGCCCGTGTAGAGAAACTGGTTGCTGCTGGAG AGAGGAGGATCAGCTTCCTGGCGTCATATTCTGCTGCtgcttag
- the LOC132616189 gene encoding pumilio homolog 1-like isoform X1 produces the protein MITDGYAKTIGMRSMLGGNSNDFSEELGLLNDLSIYRSGSAPPTVEGSLNAFIGRGGSSDFSGLTEEELRSDPAYISYYYSNVNLNPRLPPPLLSKEDWRLAQRSSGNSQALLGGIGDRRKGINRGGDDGDKESLFSMPMGFGVKNGENNGSEWGGDGLIGLPGLGLGSRQKSVSEMIQDNMSQTTSRHPSRPASRAYDDIVDPSESQFAHLHHDMASLDALHSRGKVQGMSTLQNVSSALSRSTTPDPQRVARAPSPRIPSAGGGRMASLEDVSSHMGEHADLAAALSGMSLNMGDEGKHQKSQIHNEIDDHQNLFRLQNGQNPMKQHPYAKKCAGSSAAYLIGPSTPTHNGGGNSPSQYPTVDSPNSAFSAYALGGYGMNPSSPSMFENQLGAGNFPSVLGNVASPVGACGIDARVMGGGLSLGPNLMAAAAELQNLNRLGNQTLGGSQMSQVDPLYLQQYLRSTEYLAAQLAALNDPTVNRESLGTSYMDLIELQKAYLETLLASQKSQYGLPYLGKSGGLNHGYYGNPALGLNMSYPGSPLAGAGLPNSPFGPGSPVRYGERNMHFHSGMRNLAGGVMGAWPSESISNLGETFASSLLDEFKSNKSKCFELSEIEGHVVQFSADQYGSRFIQQKLETATIEEKNMVFHEIMPQALSLMTDVFGNYVIQKFFEHGSSSQIRELADQLDGHVLTLSLQMYGCRVIQKAIEVVDLDQQTKMVAELDGHVMRCVRDQNGNHVIQKCIECIPEDAIQFIVSTFYDQVVTLSTHPYGCRVIQRVLEHCHNPETQSIVMNEILQAVCMLAQDQYGNYVVQHVLEHGKPEERSLIISKLKGQIVQMSQQKFASNVVEKCLSFGTPEERQTLVNEMIGTTDENEPLQAMMKDQFANYVVQKVLETCDDQQLELILNRIKVHLNALKKYTYGKHIVARVEKLVAAGERRISFLASYSAAA, from the exons ATGATTACTGATGGTTATGCTAAGACGATTGGAATGCGATCAATGTTAGGAGGAAATAGTAACGATTTTAGCGAAGAGTTAGGGTTACTGAATGATCTAAGCATTTATAGAAGCGGTTCAGCTCCACCTACAGTTGAAGGATCGTTGAATGCTTTCATAGGTAGAGGTGGTAGTAGTGATTTTAGTGGACTTACAGAAGAGGAATTAAGGTCTGATCCAGCATATATATCGTATTATTACTCGAATGTGAATCTAAACCCTAGGTTACCGCCACCTCTTTTATCTAAAGAGGATTGGCGGTTGGCGCAGCGTAGTAGTGGTAATTCACAGGCATTATTAGGGGGGATTGGAGATAGGAGGAAAGGAATTAATCGCGGTGGTGATGATGGTGATAAGGAATCGCTTTTTTCAATGCCGATGGGATTTGGTGTGAAAAATGGAGAAAATAATGGAAGTGAGTGGGGTGGTGATGGACTTATTGGATTGCCTGGATTAGGATTAGGAAGTCGACAGAAGAGCGTAAGTGAGATGATTCAG GATAATATGAGCCAGACAACATCGAGGCATCCATCACGTCCTGCTTCCCGCgcatatgatgatattgttgatccTTCTGAGTCCCAATTTGCTCATCTCCATCATGATATGGCATCTTTGGATGCATTACATTCTCGGGGAAAGGTTCAAGGCATGTCTACCCTCCAGAATGTCAGCTCAGCACTGTCACGAAGTACCACCCCTGATCCTCAGCGTGTGGCTAGAGCTCCTAGTCCTCGTATTCCTTCTGCTGGAGGAGGGAGGATGGCATCACTAGAGGATGTTTCATCTCATATGGGTGAGCATGCTGATTTGGCTGCTGCTTTGTCTGGCATGAGTCTTAATATGGGAGATGAAGGGAAACATCAAAAGTCTCAAATTCataatgaaattgatgatcatCAGAACCTCTTCCGATTGCAGAATGGTCAGAATCCTATGAAGCAACATCCGTATGCAAAAAAGTGTGCAGGTTCCTCTGCTGCATACTTGATAGGGCCCTCTACGCCAACTCACAACGGTGGAGGAAATTCTCCATCTCAATATCCAACTGTCGATAGCCCTAATTCAGCGTTTTCTGCTTATGCTTTAGGTGGTTATGGTATGAACCCTTCATCACCGTCCATGTTTGAAAACCAGCTTGGGGCTGGTAATTTTCCTTCCGTATTGGGAAATGTAGCTTCTCCGGTGGGTGCATGTGGAATTGATGCTCGTGTAATGGGAGGCGGTTTGAGTCTGGGTCCTAATTTAATGGCTGCAGCAGCTGAACTGCAGAATCTTAATAGACTCGGTAATCAGACCTTGGGAGGCTCTCAAATGTCTCAGGTTGATCCGTTGTACCTACAACAGTACTTGAGGTCAACTGAGTATCTTGCTGCTCAACTAGCAGCTCTCAATGATCCAACGGTTAATAGGGAATCTTTGGGGACTTCATACATGGATTTGATTGAGCTTCAGAAAGCTTATCTTGAGACGTTGCTTGCATCCCAAAAATCACAATATGGTCTTCCTTATCTTGGCAAATCCGGTGGCTTAAATCATGGTTACTATGGGAACCCAGCACTTGGCCTTAATATGTCATATCCTGGAAGCCCTTTGGCAGGTGCAGGTCTTCCAAATTCCCCATTTGGACCTGGTAGTCCTGTAAGGTATGGGGAAAGAAACATGCATTTTCATTCAGGGATGAGAAACTTAGCTGGTGGTGTCATGGGTGCTTGGCCTTCCGAGTCTATTTCTAACTTGGGTGAAACCTTTGCTTCCTCGTTACTAGATGAGTTTAAGAGCAATAAGAGTAAGTGTTTTGAGCTATCAGAAATTGAAGGACATGTTGTTCAGTTCAG TGCGGACCAGTATGGGAGTCGGTTCATTCAACAAAAACTTGAGACTGCTACCATAGAAGAGAAAAACATGGTCTTCCATGAAATTATGCCGCAAGCCCTTTCTTTGATGACTGATGTGTTTGGTAATTATGTGATCCAGAAG TTTTTCGAGCATGGAAGTTCATCCCAGATAAGAGAACTGGCTGACCAGCTCGATGGGCATGTACTCACCCTTAGCCTTCAGATGTATGGTTGCCGTGTAATCCAGAAG GCCATAGAGGTGGTTGATCTGGATCAACAGACTAAAATGGTCGCTGAGCTTGATGGCCATGTTATGCGCTGTGTTAGAGATCAGAATGGGAATCATGTAATCCAGAAGTGCATCGAATGCATTCCAGAGGATGCTATCCAGTTCATCGTTTCCACATTTTACGATCAAGTTGTGACATTGTCCACCCATCCGTATGGATGTCGGGTCATACAG AGAGTCTTGGAACATTGCCATAATCCTGAAACCCAGAGCATTGTGATGAATGAGATTTTGCAAGCAGTTTGCATGTTGGCGCAAGATCAATATGGAAATTATGTTGTTCAG CATGTACTGGAACACGGGAAGCCTGAAGAGCGTTCTTTAATAATTAGTAAGCTGAAGGGACAGATAGTTCAGATGAGCCAGCAGAAATTTGCCTCCAATGTTGTGGAGAAGTGCTTAAGCTTTGGAACTCCCGAAGAACGTCAGACCTTGGTAAATGAGATGATTGGCACCACTGATGAAAATGAACCTCTTCAG GCGATGATGAAAGATCAGTTTGCGAACTATGTAGTACAGAAAGTGCTGGAGACTTGTGATGACCAGCAACTTGAACTCATTCTCAACCGAATCAAGGTTCATCTAAATGCTCTGAAGAAATATACTTACGGAAAGCATATAGTTGCCCGTGTAGAGAAACTGGTTGCTGCTGGAG AGAGGAGGATCAGCTTCCTGGCGTCATATTCTGCTGCtgcttag